A stretch of DNA from Candidatus Saccharimonadales bacterium:
TAAGGCGGAGATATTCGTTTGAAGAGACATATGCTCATTTTAACAGATTTAAGGCTGGGTAAGGCTCGTCAGAATACCCGTAAGGGCTTTAGTGGGGCGCATTTTGTCATCCCATAAGAAGTCGTGTCCGTAGTTTACGACACCTTCGTCTTTGAACATGTCGTAACGGTCTGAGACGCCCCATGTTGTCCATGATTTACAGCTAGGTTCGCTTATGCACGCGGCAAATACGTTTTGGTACTGCTTCGCCTGTGTCGCGGTGCCGTCATCATCGTACGCGTCCATTTCTGAAATACGGGATTCCAGGCCGAGTTTGGCAAGTTGTTG
This window harbors:
- a CDS encoding endo-1,4-beta-xylanase; translation: QQLAKLGLESRISEMDAYDDDGTATQAKQYQNVFAACISEPSCKSWTTWGVSDRYDMFKDEGVVNYGHDFLWDDKMRPTKALTGILTSLTQP